One genomic region from Desulfurispira natronophila encodes:
- the tpx gene encoding thiol peroxidase, with product MAQITLKGNPITTVGDLPQVGSAASDFSLTKNDLSDVSLKDFSGKRLVLNIFPSVDTGVCAASVRRFNQEAAGLENTVVLCISRDLPFALARFCGAEGLENVITLSEMRKLEFGDDYKVRMSSGPLAGLLSRAVVIIDEQGKIIYTEQVPEITEEPDYSAALDALK from the coding sequence ATGGCTCAAATTACACTTAAAGGGAACCCTATCACCACTGTCGGAGACCTGCCACAAGTCGGCTCAGCCGCCTCTGATTTTTCTCTGACAAAAAACGATCTTTCGGACGTTAGCCTCAAGGACTTCAGTGGAAAACGCTTGGTTCTCAACATATTCCCCAGTGTCGACACTGGCGTCTGTGCTGCCTCAGTACGTCGATTCAACCAGGAAGCCGCTGGCCTTGAGAACACCGTAGTTCTCTGCATCTCCCGTGACCTCCCTTTCGCATTGGCTCGGTTCTGTGGAGCCGAAGGACTGGAAAATGTCATAACCCTTTCGGAAATGCGCAAGCTGGAGTTTGGTGATGACTATAAAGTACGCATGAGCAGCGGCCCACTGGCGGGCCTCCTCAGCCGAGCCGTTGTGATTATCGATGAACAAGGCAAGATTATTTACACTGAACAGGTTCCAGAAATCACAGAAGAGCCTGATTATAGTGCCGCGCTGGATGCCCTTAAGTAA
- a CDS encoding TraB/GumN family protein, whose protein sequence is MEKKDFSPSESISCQRQLDEEQRSFLGSYPELEIVHYKGKTIILLGTAHISRQSVDAVQAIVSTIKPDAVAVELCPSRYRSLFDEDHWEKMNIFQVLREGKATMLLANLVLSSFQRRIGKSLGVKPGQEMVEAIRAANQCDARFILADREVQLTLKRAWGQASLWDKMRLLSVLMGSLFSNEELTERDLERMRSQDVLSEMLEEFSRHFPRLKSTLIDERDQYLAKKIVESPGDIIVAVIGAGHRQGIQRLIETSRVQEVSFDDLNRSPKPSKVLKGIKYIIPLIVVGIITYGFFYSSAEASWTMIQLWILVNGVLAAAFVAAALPHPLTVLAAFVAAPLTSLNPTIAAGWVAGLTEAWLRKPKVGDFMSLSNDIVSVRGFWKNGITKILLVVVFANVGSSLGTFIGIPVIASLLR, encoded by the coding sequence ATGGAAAAAAAAGATTTCTCCCCGTCAGAGTCCATTTCTTGTCAACGGCAGCTTGATGAAGAACAGCGATCGTTTCTGGGGAGTTACCCTGAGCTTGAGATAGTCCACTACAAAGGAAAGACTATCATTCTTCTTGGTACAGCCCATATTTCCCGCCAAAGTGTTGATGCGGTACAAGCCATAGTCAGCACAATCAAGCCTGATGCTGTTGCCGTGGAGCTTTGCCCTTCACGCTACCGATCCCTTTTTGATGAAGACCACTGGGAGAAAATGAATATTTTTCAGGTTTTGCGAGAAGGCAAGGCCACGATGCTTTTGGCTAACCTGGTACTCTCATCTTTTCAGCGCCGCATAGGCAAAAGTCTGGGGGTCAAACCAGGACAGGAGATGGTAGAGGCTATTCGAGCGGCCAACCAGTGCGACGCACGCTTTATACTGGCCGATCGTGAAGTGCAGTTGACTCTTAAGCGTGCCTGGGGGCAGGCGAGTTTGTGGGACAAGATGCGCCTGCTCAGTGTTCTGATGGGGAGTCTCTTTTCCAATGAGGAATTAACAGAACGGGACCTTGAGAGGATGCGCAGTCAGGACGTACTCTCGGAAATGCTGGAGGAGTTCTCTCGCCACTTTCCCCGGCTTAAATCCACGCTGATAGATGAACGTGATCAATATCTGGCCAAAAAAATAGTTGAATCCCCAGGTGACATTATTGTTGCTGTCATTGGTGCCGGTCACCGGCAAGGAATTCAGCGTCTGATAGAGACATCTCGCGTGCAAGAAGTCTCATTTGATGACCTGAATCGCTCGCCAAAGCCGTCTAAGGTGCTTAAGGGCATTAAGTACATCATTCCACTTATAGTTGTCGGTATTATTACATACGGTTTTTTTTACTCATCTGCTGAAGCCAGTTGGACAATGATTCAATTGTGGATACTGGTAAATGGTGTACTAGCTGCAGCTTTTGTGGCTGCCGCGCTACCACACCCATTGACGGTCCTGGCTGCCTTTGTGGCGGCACCCCTGACTAGTCTAAATCCCACTATTGCAGCTGGCTGGGTGGCAGGGCTTACTGAAGCGTGGCTTCGCAAACCTAAAGTGGGTGATTTCATGAGCCTGTCCAACGATATTGTTTCTGTGCGCGGCTTTTGGAAAAATGGCATAACCAAAATTTTGCTAGTGGTAGTTTTTGCCAATGTAGGCAGTAGCCTGGGGACATTTATAGGGATACCAGTGATTGCCAGTCTGCTGCGCTGA
- a CDS encoding zinc-binding metallopeptidase family protein, whose amino-acid sequence MKLFTCSNCNNLLYFENVICTRCGMTLGFLPDTMSLKSFEPVDNHLWKTSASENLYYMCANSTSHGVCNWVVEVSDQEPFCVCCRLNGTIPDLSVAGNRDLWQVMETEKRRLIYSMLRLGLPVEPRKKNPSGLEFDFLADTPSSFNERGRVMTGHNQGLITINLAEADPAERERMRSEMAEPYRTILGHFRHESGHYYWDRLVQNSTLLEGCRELFGDDREDYAQALERHYENGPPENWQEQYVSSYASTHPWEDWAESWAHYLHIIDTLETAYHFGLKVRPRVGSDESMVAEHDFNPYWEDDFQLIIEHWLPLTFALNSLNRSMGHDHSYPFVLSQAAIEKLEFVHRVVRLSALE is encoded by the coding sequence ATGAAGCTCTTCACGTGCTCCAACTGCAATAATCTCTTGTACTTTGAAAACGTCATCTGTACTCGGTGTGGCATGACCCTGGGTTTTCTGCCTGATACCATGAGTTTGAAATCCTTTGAGCCCGTGGACAATCACCTTTGGAAAACATCAGCTTCAGAGAATCTTTATTATATGTGTGCCAACTCTACGAGCCACGGGGTATGCAACTGGGTGGTAGAGGTAAGTGACCAGGAGCCCTTTTGTGTCTGCTGCAGACTCAATGGCACCATTCCTGATTTGTCGGTAGCAGGTAATCGTGATTTGTGGCAAGTCATGGAGACCGAGAAGCGCCGTTTGATTTACTCCATGTTGCGCCTGGGGCTGCCTGTTGAGCCTCGTAAAAAGAACCCATCTGGCCTGGAGTTCGATTTTCTGGCAGATACGCCCAGCAGCTTTAACGAACGTGGGCGGGTAATGACAGGACATAACCAGGGGCTTATTACAATAAATCTAGCAGAAGCTGACCCAGCAGAGCGCGAGCGCATGCGTAGCGAAATGGCAGAGCCATATCGAACAATTTTAGGGCACTTTCGTCATGAGTCTGGGCACTACTACTGGGATCGCTTGGTTCAAAATAGCACATTACTGGAAGGCTGCCGGGAGTTGTTTGGTGATGATAGAGAAGACTATGCTCAGGCACTGGAGCGCCACTATGAAAATGGTCCACCAGAGAACTGGCAAGAACAGTATGTCAGTTCTTATGCCAGCACCCACCCATGGGAGGACTGGGCAGAAAGCTGGGCTCACTATCTGCATATTATAGATACCTTGGAAACGGCCTATCACTTTGGACTAAAAGTACGCCCCCGGGTTGGCAGCGATGAGTCTATGGTGGCTGAGCACGACTTCAATCCGTACTGGGAAGATGATTTCCAGCTTATTATAGAGCACTGGTTGCCTCTGACTTTTGCCCTCAATAGCCTGAATCGCAGCATGGGGCACGATCACAGCTATCCTTTTGTCCTTTCACAAGCAGCTATAGAGAAGTTGGAATTTGTGCATCGTGTAGTGCGTCTCAGCGCGCTGGAGTAG
- the folE gene encoding GTP cyclohydrolase I FolE, with protein MKTMHCASPVELEARESGLTIEKAISNILTEIEDDPSREGLLETPQRVANMYRELTSGYRIEVNKVVNGAIFTSEDEDLVMVKDISFSSLCEHHMLPFLGKAHVAYIPDGRIIGLSKIPRIVEVFSKRLQVQERFTGQIGEALHEVLRPRGVAVMVEAIHMCAIIRGVKNHSTTMTTTSMFGDFKKDSSLRREFMEHTARTSKITIHW; from the coding sequence ATGAAAACAATGCACTGTGCCAGTCCTGTTGAGCTGGAAGCGCGTGAATCGGGGCTGACTATAGAGAAAGCCATATCCAATATACTTACTGAAATAGAAGATGATCCATCTCGAGAGGGCTTACTGGAGACCCCACAGCGGGTAGCCAATATGTACCGCGAACTCACCAGCGGATACCGTATCGAAGTCAACAAGGTCGTTAATGGTGCTATCTTCACCAGCGAAGATGAGGACTTGGTAATGGTAAAGGATATTAGTTTTTCATCCCTTTGCGAGCATCACATGTTGCCTTTTTTGGGTAAGGCTCATGTGGCTTATATTCCTGATGGGCGCATTATTGGCCTCTCCAAGATCCCTCGCATCGTTGAAGTGTTTTCTAAGCGCTTGCAGGTGCAGGAGCGATTTACCGGTCAAATTGGGGAGGCGCTCCACGAGGTGTTGCGCCCTCGTGGTGTAGCGGTCATGGTGGAAGCGATACACATGTGTGCCATAATCCGTGGTGTCAAGAATCACTCTACTACCATGACGACGACGTCCATGTTTGGTGACTTTAAAAAGGATTCATCTTTGCGCCGGGAGTTCATGGAGCACACTGCACGCACCTCCAAGATAACCATCCACTGGTAG
- a CDS encoding DUF1538 domain-containing protein, giving the protein MHEIKEIVLEVLYAVMPITAVVFILQFSLIWLPTEVFLQFLVGLVMVTTGLILFLIGVQVGLLPVGQMIGAALPGTGKAWLVIFFGFVLGFVVTVAEPDVRVLAMQVDIVSEGAVGRHLLTYTVALGVAFFVGLAMLRIILNIPITYLLIAGYGAVFLLASFTPAQFIPISFDAGGVTTGPMTVPFILALGVGVASVLRGKSASTDGFGLVALASIGPILAVMVLGVFYG; this is encoded by the coding sequence ATGCATGAGATCAAAGAAATCGTCCTGGAAGTTCTTTATGCCGTAATGCCTATTACTGCAGTAGTTTTTATCCTGCAATTTAGCCTTATCTGGCTACCAACAGAAGTTTTTCTGCAGTTTCTCGTCGGGCTGGTGATGGTAACCACTGGTCTGATTCTTTTTCTGATTGGGGTTCAAGTGGGACTTTTGCCGGTAGGGCAAATGATAGGCGCTGCCTTACCGGGTACCGGCAAGGCGTGGTTAGTAATATTTTTTGGTTTTGTGTTGGGTTTTGTGGTTACCGTGGCTGAGCCTGATGTGCGGGTACTTGCCATGCAGGTGGATATTGTTTCCGAAGGGGCTGTGGGCCGTCATTTGCTTACCTATACGGTAGCTCTTGGGGTTGCCTTTTTTGTAGGGCTTGCCATGTTGCGCATTATATTGAATATTCCAATTACATACCTACTGATTGCTGGCTATGGAGCAGTTTTCCTGCTGGCCTCATTCACCCCTGCCCAGTTTATTCCTATATCCTTTGACGCTGGCGGTGTTACCACTGGACCAATGACGGTGCCATTTATACTAGCCCTGGGGGTTGGGGTGGCTTCCGTGCTTCGTGGTAAATCAGCATCAACTGATGGTTTTGGATTAGTGGCCCTGGCCTCCATAGGGCCCATACTGGCGGTGATGGTTCTGGGGGTGTTTTACGGATGA
- the rpmB gene encoding 50S ribosomal protein L28 produces the protein MARRCEICGKQPQVNNNVSHANNKTKKRSLPNLKSKVVEVEGQEKRMKLCTSCIRTLNKVS, from the coding sequence ATGGCCAGAAGATGTGAAATCTGCGGCAAACAGCCTCAGGTCAATAACAACGTTAGTCATGCCAACAACAAGACCAAAAAGCGCTCCTTGCCAAACCTTAAGAGTAAGGTGGTTGAGGTTGAAGGTCAGGAAAAGCGCATGAAACTTTGCACTTCGTGCATTCGGACCTTGAACAAAGTGAGCTAA
- the tkt gene encoding transketolase: protein MNSATPTFAMMSDNDKEQQLVNYLKGLIMDGVRQANSGHTGGAFSSVDFAYVLFQKHLRFDPEDSGWFNRDRFILSAGHESMLIYSLLHLQGYLDMEELKNFRQLGSKTPGHPEYGLTAGVEATTGPLGQGVGMAVGMALAAQIARSHLGEDIVDSYTYALCGDGDLQEPVALGTCQLAGHYGLNRLILFYDFNKIQISGQVDRNDSTDIAQMFRSFQWNVLEIDGNDHGAIDQAILHAQCSKEKPTIIIGHTTMAKGCATMEGSADTHGAPLPHEEIAATKRRLGIPEDASFYIPQEALNFFRRRFPLLREHRRSWEKAIQDRAKADHNFTPLLEQFTRSMVPPIDYPNLDEKMPTRKAFGKLLEAVADQYIAFAGGSADLEPSNNTTGFMQKVQDYSRDFHQGRSIPFGVREFPMGAIINGMQLYGIKSFGATFLVFSDYMRASLRLAALQNIGTMFIFTHDSVSLGEDGPTHQPIEHLPSLRLIPGLHVLRPADALETRYAFDHALHSQNPTVLALTRQDLEPVTSAYYHNGGSFSQGGYILRKENGELELVIIATGSEVKLALDSAAKIEETLGKGVRVVNMPCCELFDMQSADYRNDILPPCTTTVAIEAAATGGWYKYTGRQGLVIGIDQFGESAPADKLLQHFGFTQESVVDKIIKFLK, encoded by the coding sequence ATGAATAGTGCCACTCCCACTTTTGCGATGATGAGCGACAATGACAAAGAGCAGCAACTGGTCAACTACCTTAAGGGATTGATTATGGATGGGGTTCGCCAAGCCAACTCCGGCCACACCGGCGGCGCCTTTTCCTCGGTGGATTTCGCTTATGTCCTTTTCCAGAAGCACCTGCGCTTTGACCCTGAAGACAGTGGCTGGTTCAACCGGGATCGCTTTATTCTTTCTGCGGGACACGAATCCATGTTGATCTACAGCCTACTGCACCTGCAAGGATACCTGGACATGGAAGAGCTGAAAAACTTTCGGCAGCTGGGCAGTAAAACCCCGGGACACCCTGAGTATGGACTTACGGCAGGAGTAGAAGCAACAACCGGACCCCTGGGCCAGGGAGTTGGTATGGCGGTAGGCATGGCTTTAGCGGCACAGATTGCCCGCTCCCACCTCGGAGAAGACATTGTCGATAGCTACACTTATGCCCTCTGTGGCGACGGAGATTTGCAGGAGCCAGTAGCACTGGGCACCTGCCAGCTTGCTGGACACTATGGGCTAAATCGCCTGATCCTTTTTTACGACTTCAATAAGATTCAAATATCCGGCCAGGTTGACCGCAACGACAGCACCGATATAGCCCAGATGTTCCGTTCTTTTCAATGGAACGTACTGGAAATAGACGGCAATGATCATGGAGCTATAGACCAGGCTATTCTCCACGCACAGTGCAGCAAGGAAAAGCCAACTATCATTATTGGCCACACTACCATGGCAAAAGGCTGTGCTACCATGGAGGGCTCAGCCGATACCCATGGCGCTCCCCTCCCCCATGAGGAAATAGCCGCAACCAAAAGGCGCCTTGGCATTCCAGAGGATGCGTCGTTTTACATTCCCCAGGAAGCTCTGAATTTCTTTCGCCGACGCTTTCCGTTACTGCGTGAGCACCGTCGCAGCTGGGAAAAAGCCATACAGGACCGCGCCAAAGCTGATCACAACTTTACACCACTTCTAGAGCAATTTACCCGCAGTATGGTTCCTCCCATTGACTACCCCAACCTGGACGAAAAAATGCCCACCCGCAAAGCGTTTGGTAAGCTACTGGAAGCAGTTGCCGATCAGTATATCGCATTTGCAGGTGGATCTGCTGACCTTGAGCCCAGCAATAATACAACCGGGTTCATGCAAAAGGTTCAAGACTACAGCCGTGACTTTCATCAAGGGCGCAGTATACCTTTTGGCGTACGAGAATTCCCTATGGGCGCCATCATTAATGGCATGCAACTTTATGGTATTAAGTCATTTGGCGCAACTTTCCTGGTCTTTTCCGACTACATGCGGGCATCTTTGCGCCTGGCAGCCCTGCAAAATATCGGCACAATGTTTATTTTCACCCACGACTCTGTCAGCTTAGGCGAAGATGGCCCCACTCACCAGCCCATCGAGCACCTGCCCTCTCTCAGGCTCATACCAGGCCTACACGTACTGCGACCTGCCGATGCACTGGAAACCCGCTACGCCTTTGATCATGCTCTTCACAGCCAAAACCCAACTGTTTTGGCACTGACCCGTCAAGACCTTGAGCCCGTGACATCTGCTTACTACCATAATGGCGGATCATTTTCACAAGGTGGCTACATTTTGCGCAAGGAAAATGGTGAGCTAGAGCTAGTGATCATTGCAACTGGATCTGAGGTAAAGTTGGCTCTTGATAGTGCCGCTAAAATTGAGGAAACACTTGGCAAGGGAGTACGCGTTGTTAACATGCCATGCTGTGAGCTGTTTGACATGCAAAGTGCCGATTACCGCAATGATATCCTGCCACCTTGCACCACCACCGTAGCCATAGAAGCTGCAGCAACTGGTGGCTGGTACAAGTATACTGGCCGTCAAGGATTGGTTATTGGCATTGACCAGTTTGGAGAGAGCGCGCCTGCTGACAAACTATTGCAGCATTTCGGCTTTACTCAGGAGTCAGTTGTTGATAAAATAATAAAGTTTCTCAAGTAG
- a CDS encoding ADP-ribose-binding protein has translation MKEVTGNLWDYLGLCPLVITTGGQVSRRGNALMLRGCAAEARKRFPGIERELGALIEHNGNRVFALSHSIVSFPVEESPNDLPDIGIIRRSCRELVELTNMRNWPQVAMPRPGCGSGGLAWGDVAPVLHDILDSRFIVVSFADP, from the coding sequence ATGAAGGAAGTTACCGGAAATCTATGGGACTATCTGGGTTTATGTCCCCTGGTTATTACCACGGGAGGCCAGGTGAGCAGACGGGGCAACGCTCTGATGTTGCGGGGATGTGCAGCTGAGGCAAGAAAGCGCTTTCCCGGCATAGAGCGGGAGCTTGGAGCACTTATAGAGCACAACGGCAATCGAGTCTTTGCTTTGAGCCATAGTATCGTGAGCTTTCCGGTTGAAGAGAGCCCGAATGACTTACCTGATATAGGGATTATTCGACGTTCTTGTCGTGAGCTGGTAGAGTTAACGAATATGCGTAATTGGCCCCAAGTAGCTATGCCCCGTCCTGGATGCGGAAGTGGTGGCTTGGCCTGGGGAGATGTTGCACCGGTTTTACATGACATTCTTGACTCACGGTTTATAGTGGTGAGCTTTGCTGATCCATAA
- the tsaD gene encoding tRNA (adenosine(37)-N6)-threonylcarbamoyltransferase complex transferase subunit TsaD, producing MILAIETSCDDTSAAVVNTDYQVLSNVVSSQEKTHSQYGGIVPELASRMHYEAIDTITHRALEQAQVKLDDIDAVAVTSCPGLVGSLLVGVNFAKGLAWSAGKPLIAVHHIEGHLLAPLIEHRLNFPFLSCVISGGHTSIYRANGFGDYQQLSRTIDDAAGEAFDKVSKMMGFSYPGGPVIDKLAQQGEVGIKFTTPRIKNNPMDFSFSGIKTAVLTYLRNHPDVNFADVAASFQETVAKYIVYRAAELCRQNGVSLLAFSGGVSANSALRRIASQLQTQGITTCFSSLPYCTDNAAMIGIAAIYRYKKADFAQHLNINASASTAL from the coding sequence TTGATACTCGCCATCGAGACCTCTTGTGACGATACTTCCGCTGCCGTAGTGAATACAGACTACCAGGTGCTCTCCAACGTGGTGAGCTCCCAGGAGAAAACTCATAGCCAGTATGGCGGTATTGTGCCGGAGCTGGCATCCCGCATGCACTATGAAGCCATTGACACCATTACGCACCGTGCGCTGGAGCAGGCTCAAGTAAAGTTGGATGACATTGATGCTGTTGCCGTAACCAGTTGTCCTGGGTTGGTGGGAAGTCTGCTGGTAGGAGTCAACTTTGCTAAGGGGCTGGCCTGGAGTGCTGGTAAGCCCCTCATAGCAGTGCATCACATAGAAGGGCACCTACTGGCACCTCTTATTGAGCACCGATTGAATTTTCCCTTTCTTTCCTGCGTAATCAGTGGTGGACACACGAGCATCTACCGTGCCAATGGTTTTGGTGACTACCAGCAACTCTCCCGAACCATAGATGATGCGGCGGGGGAGGCATTTGACAAAGTCTCGAAGATGATGGGTTTTTCCTACCCCGGTGGCCCTGTTATAGATAAACTGGCTCAACAAGGCGAGGTTGGCATAAAGTTTACTACCCCTCGAATTAAGAATAACCCCATGGATTTTTCATTCAGTGGTATAAAGACAGCCGTACTGACATATTTGCGCAACCATCCTGATGTGAACTTTGCTGATGTGGCTGCCTCATTCCAGGAGACGGTAGCGAAATATATAGTCTATCGTGCAGCAGAGTTGTGTCGTCAGAATGGTGTTTCACTGCTGGCCTTTTCGGGGGGCGTCAGTGCTAACTCCGCCTTGCGAAGGATAGCGAGCCAGCTTCAAACTCAGGGAATTACCACATGTTTTTCTTCCCTTCCTTACTGCACTGATAATGCTGCCATGATTGGTATTGCTGCGATATATCGATACAAAAAGGCTGACTTTGCGCAGCATCTCAACATTAACGCCAGTGCTTCTACAGCGCTGTAG
- the fbp gene encoding class 1 fructose-bisphosphatase, whose protein sequence is MQGNINLTRFIYETQKAFPTATGDFSAILNQIALAAKIVSMEVNRAGILDDVLGYQGETNPSGDDQKKLDVIADNVFFNALEHIEKFCIMGSEENENPVKLPKRYKKGRYAILFDPLDGSSNIDFNVSIGTIFSVFRRTSPEGGDGNLQDLLQPGYKQVAAGYVLYGSSTMMTFTTGQGVNMFTLDPQIGEFILTHPNIRIPDATRYYSINEGNSANWSDALRSYVDTLKTSDNIHGKVLSGRYIGSMVADVHRTLLGGGFFSYPADSANPSGKLRLMYEANPMAMVIEQAGGRAIYGEGDIMGIIPRELHQKIPVFLGSKKDIDALQRAVFGK, encoded by the coding sequence ATGCAAGGAAATATTAACCTGACCCGTTTTATTTATGAGACCCAGAAAGCCTTTCCAACTGCTACTGGAGATTTCAGTGCCATTCTTAATCAGATAGCCTTGGCAGCCAAAATTGTCTCCATGGAAGTCAACCGGGCTGGTATACTGGATGACGTGCTTGGTTACCAGGGAGAGACTAATCCCAGTGGTGACGATCAGAAAAAGCTGGACGTCATAGCAGATAATGTCTTTTTCAATGCCTTGGAGCATATCGAAAAATTTTGCATTATGGGCTCTGAAGAGAATGAGAATCCGGTGAAGTTGCCGAAGAGGTATAAAAAAGGGCGATACGCTATTCTCTTTGACCCTCTGGATGGGTCCAGCAATATCGACTTTAATGTTAGCATTGGGACAATTTTCTCTGTTTTTCGCCGTACCAGCCCTGAAGGGGGGGATGGCAACCTGCAAGATCTACTGCAACCTGGTTACAAACAAGTTGCAGCAGGCTATGTACTTTACGGCTCCAGTACCATGATGACGTTTACTACAGGACAGGGTGTCAACATGTTTACCCTGGATCCCCAAATTGGCGAATTTATTCTTACTCACCCCAACATACGTATCCCGGATGCCACTCGCTACTATTCGATTAATGAAGGCAACTCAGCCAACTGGAGTGATGCGCTGCGCAGTTATGTTGATACACTAAAGACCTCCGATAATATTCATGGCAAGGTGCTTTCGGGACGTTACATTGGCTCTATGGTGGCTGATGTACATCGTACCCTGCTCGGTGGTGGTTTTTTCTCGTATCCAGCTGATAGTGCAAACCCCAGCGGTAAATTGCGGCTTATGTATGAAGCCAACCCGATGGCAATGGTTATTGAGCAAGCAGGTGGTAGAGCAATTTATGGTGAAGGCGACATTATGGGTATTATTCCCCGCGAGCTTCATCAGAAGATTCCGGTTTTCCTTGGTAGTAAAAAAGATATTGATGCCCTGCAACGGGCTGTTTTCGGGAAATAG
- a CDS encoding sigma-54-dependent transcriptional regulator has protein sequence MSENANQQVLVVDDQRSSLESISRALEKKGYATHKAENYLEAQTKFSRYKHPVVVTDLNLPDGTGLDLVSFIKGVHPRSEVIVVTAYGSVETAVEAMKSGAFDYVAKPVNLAELRALVAQAWQKATASRNDNSELESEVSSGENSGRFPLLIGQSKAMLQVFEKLTTVSPTRASVLLLGESGTGKELIAQAIHDASERSHKPYLAINCSAFSEGLLESELFGHEKGSFTGALKQTKGKFELANGGTLFLDEIGEISSAMQVRLLRVLENREIMRVGGADNISIDVRIIAATNKDLDKEVRKGNFREDLYYRLKVVVIEVPPLRERKSDIPLLVSYFVKSFAAENNRIIRGISTETMEILKNIPWKGNVRELRNCIENMVIFSRNDVLTNDDIPSEYREQTYIDTTSIEPEHIDISVGMTMEEIEKEAIVNTLNKVQGNRTQAARMLGIGLRTLQRKIKQFEL, from the coding sequence ATGAGTGAAAATGCTAATCAGCAAGTGCTGGTAGTGGACGATCAACGCTCATCCCTTGAGTCCATAAGTCGTGCTCTGGAAAAAAAAGGCTATGCTACTCACAAGGCGGAAAATTATCTGGAGGCACAGACCAAATTTAGCCGTTACAAGCATCCGGTCGTCGTTACCGATCTCAATCTTCCTGATGGCACAGGTCTTGATCTTGTGAGTTTTATTAAAGGAGTACATCCTCGCTCGGAAGTCATTGTAGTTACAGCATATGGCTCAGTCGAAACCGCGGTTGAGGCTATGAAGAGTGGCGCATTCGATTATGTTGCCAAGCCGGTAAATCTTGCGGAGCTTCGGGCCCTGGTGGCTCAGGCATGGCAGAAGGCTACTGCTAGCAGAAATGATAATAGTGAACTGGAAAGTGAAGTCTCATCAGGAGAGAACTCCGGCCGTTTTCCACTGCTTATTGGGCAGAGCAAGGCCATGTTACAGGTCTTTGAAAAACTCACCACAGTCTCACCAACCCGGGCATCAGTTTTGCTGCTTGGTGAATCTGGCACTGGCAAAGAGCTCATCGCTCAAGCTATTCACGATGCATCTGAGCGATCCCATAAACCCTATTTAGCGATAAACTGCTCCGCTTTTTCCGAAGGGTTGCTGGAAAGTGAACTCTTTGGTCATGAAAAAGGCTCCTTTACCGGAGCACTGAAACAGACCAAGGGTAAATTTGAGTTGGCTAATGGAGGGACCCTTTTTCTTGATGAGATTGGAGAGATCTCTTCAGCCATGCAGGTGCGGTTGCTTCGAGTGCTGGAGAATCGCGAAATAATGCGGGTGGGTGGTGCCGATAATATATCGATAGATGTTCGCATTATAGCTGCTACCAACAAGGATCTTGATAAAGAAGTTCGCAAGGGTAACTTTCGTGAAGATCTCTATTATCGTCTTAAAGTGGTGGTTATCGAAGTTCCCCCTTTGCGCGAGCGCAAATCTGATATACCGCTGTTGGTAAGTTATTTTGTCAAAAGTTTTGCAGCTGAGAACAATCGCATCATTCGTGGAATATCCACGGAAACAATGGAGATACTTAAAAATATTCCATGGAAAGGCAATGTGAGAGAGCTGCGCAATTGCATCGAAAATATGGTTATTTTCAGCCGCAATGATGTGCTTACTAATGATGATATTCCGTCTGAGTATCGTGAGCAGACTTATATTGACACTACTTCTATTGAGCCTGAGCATATTGATATCTCTGTAGGTATGACCATGGAAGAGATTGAGAAGGAGGCAATAGTCAATACCCTTAATAAGGTGCAAGGGAATCGCACCCAGGCAGCTCGTATGCTGGGTATTGGTCTTCGCACCCTGCAGCGCAAAATCAAACAGTTCGAGTTGTAG